One genomic region from Anolis sagrei isolate rAnoSag1 chromosome 7, rAnoSag1.mat, whole genome shotgun sequence encodes:
- the ATP6V1B2 gene encoding V-type proton ATPase subunit B, brain isoform — translation MAALRAIRGMVNGAVSELSGGGAPKEQAAAVTRDYLSQPRLTYKTVSGVNGPLVILDQVKFPRYAEIVHLTLPDGTKRSGQVLEVSGSKAVVQVFEGTSGIDAKRTSCEFTGDILRTPVSEDMLGRVFNGSGKPIDRGPMVLAEDYLDIMGQPINPQCRIYPEEMIQTGISAIDGMNSIARGQKIPIFSAAGLPHNEIAAQICRQAGLVKKSKDVMDYSEENFAIVFAAMGVNMETARFFKSDFEENGSMDNVCLFLNLANDPTIERIITPRLALTTAEFLAYQCEKHVLVILTDMSSYAEALREVSAAREEVPGRRGFPGYMYTDLATIYERAGRVEGRNGSITQIPILTMPNDDITHPIPDLTGYITEGQIYVDRQLHNRQIYPPINVLPSLSRLMKSAIGEGMTRKDHAEVSNQLYACYAIGKDVQAMKAVVGEEALTSDDLLYLEFLQKFERNFIAQGPYENRTVYETLDIGWQLLRIFPKEMLKRIPQSTLAEFYPRDSTAKH, via the exons CATATAAGACAGTATCTGGAGTCAATGGGCCACTAGTAATCTTGGATCAAGTGAAG TTTCCTAGGTATGCAGAGATTGTGCATTTGACGTTACCAGATGGAACAAAGAGAAGTGGGCAGGTGCTAGAAGTCAGTGGATCCAAAGCTGTAGTTCAG GTTTTTGAAGGAACTTCAGGAATAGATGCTAAGAGAACATCTTGTGAATTTACTGGGGATATCCTTCGAACCCCAGTATCTGAAGATATGCTTG GGCGTGTGTTTAACGGATCAGGGAAACCCATCGACAGAGGCCCTATGGTCTTGGCTGAAGACTACTTGGATATCATGG GTCAACCAATCAATCCTCAGTGTCGAATCTACCCAGAAGAGATGATTCAGACTGGCATTTCCGCTATAGATGGCATGAACAGTATTGCCAGAGGACAGAAAATCCCCATTTTCTCTGCTGCTGGGTTGCCGCATAATGAG ATAGCAGCTCAGATCTGTCGCCAGGCAGGATTGGTGAAGAAATCTAAAGACGTGATGGACTATAGTGAAGAGAACTTTGCCATTGTGTTTGCTGCTATGGGA GTAAATATGGAAACAGCTCGGTTCTTCAAATCCGACTTTGAGGAGAATGGCTCCATGGATAATGTGTGTCTGTTCCTGAACCTGGCTAATGATCCAAC CATTGAGCGTATCATCACCCCTCGCCTTGCTCTGACCACAGCAGAGTTCTTGGCTTATCAGTGTGAGAAGCATGTCTTGGTCATTTTGACGGATATGAGCTCCTATGCAGAAGCTCTGAGAGAG GTCTCAGCAGCCAGGGAAGAAGTGCCAGGCCGACGTGGCTTCCCTGGTTACATGTACACAGATTTGGCCACTATCTATGAACGAGCCGGGCGAGTTGAAGGCCGGAATGGGTCCATTACCCAGATTCCTATCCTTACTATGCCCAATGATG ACATTACCCACCCTATTCCTGACTTGACAGGATACATTACTGAAGGCCAGATCTATGTAGACAGACAGCTGCACAACAGACAG ATTTACCCACCTATCAATGTCCTTCCCTCTTTGTCTCGATTGATGAAATCTGCTATTGGAGAGGGAATGACAAGGAAAGATCATGCTGAGGTTTCAAACCAATTG TATGCCTGCTATGCCATTGGAAAGGATGTTCAAGCTATGAAAGCTGTTGTAGGAGAGGAGGCACTTACTTCAGATGATCTTCTCTATCTTGAATTCCTGCAGAAGTTTGAGAGGAACTTCATTGCTCAGG GGCCCTACGAAAACCGCACTGTTTACGAGACCTTGGACATTGGCTGGCAGCTGCTGCGCATCTTCCCCAAGGAGATGCTGAAGCGGATCCCTCAGAGTACGCTGGCAGAGTTCTACCCCCGAGACTCCACCGCAAAGCACTAG